From the genome of Vicia villosa cultivar HV-30 ecotype Madison, WI linkage group LG2, Vvil1.0, whole genome shotgun sequence, one region includes:
- the LOC131646339 gene encoding peamaclein-like produces MAKLVYAFLLMAVTTLVIQHVYAGGEGSLQPNECAGACNVRCSASSYKERCLEYCNICCAKCLCVPSGTSGNKEECPCYNDLKNDKGGPKCP; encoded by the exons ATGGCTAAATTAGTTTATGCATTTCTTCTAATGGCTGTCACAACTCTTGTGATCCAACATGTTTAT GCTGGAGGAGAAGGATCTCTTCAACCCAATG aGTGTGCGGGAGCATGTAATGTGCGATGTTCAGCAAGTTCATACAAGGAGAGATGTTTAGAGTATTGTAACATTTGTTGTGCAAAATGTTTATGTGTTCCATCTGGAACATCTGGTAACAAGGAAGAATGTCCATGCTATAATGACTTGAAAAATGATAAAGGAGGACCCAAGTGTCCCTAG
- the LOC131649436 gene encoding uncharacterized protein LOC131649436, which produces MANKFCFESLDKSLKDIMSGPTKPSETVFGGKVVVFGGDFRQILPVIPRGTRSDIIHATINASYIWDHCRVLRLTKNMCLQTGPPDSTADDIRSFSEWILNIGDGTMCEPNDGYADICILDEFLISNFSDPIKAIVEDTYPDLIHNYLDSNYLQSRAILASTIEVVDDINQYITDLLPGIKIALSTIYEKRKNTLVVILFDKSDATTFDAYEHVTPEFLNALKTSGLPNHSIKLKVGATIMLMRNLDQSEGLCNGTRLTVTRLAAHVIEAKIISGKNIGNLFYIPRMSLSPSQSPWPFKMVRRQFPIIVSFAMTINKSQGQSLDNVGLYLPIEIFSHICGYFKSQIQKGIKDSYS; this is translated from the exons ATGGCTAACAAGTTTTGCTTTGAATCTCTTGACAAATCCTTAAAGGATATTATGAGTGGACCCACAAAGCCATCTGAAACTGTGTTTGGAGGTAAGGTTGTTGTCTTTGGTGGTGACTTCAGACAAATTCTCCCTGTTATACCAAGAGGTACAAGATCTGATATTATCCATGCCACAATCAATGCTTCTTATATTTGGGATCATTGTAGAGTATTGAGGCTTACAAAGAACATGTGCTTGCAAACTGGTCCACCTGATTCTACAGCTGATGACATAAGGAGCTTTTCTGAGTGGATTTTAAATATTGGAGATGGTACCATGTGTGAGCCAAACGATGGCTATGCTGATATTTGTATTCTAGATGAGTTCTTAATTTCTAACTTTTCTGATCCAATTAAGGCAATTGTTGAAGATACATACCCTGATCTCATTCATAATTATCTTGATTCCAACTATCTGCAAAGTCGTGCGATATTGGCTTCAACAATTGAAGTTGTTGATGATATAAATCAATATATCACAGACCTTCTTCCAGGTATTAAAATTGCACTTAGTACAATTTAT gagaagagaaagaatactTTAGTAGTGATTCTATTTGATAAATCTGATGCAACTACCTTTGATGCGTATGAGCACGTGACACCCGAGTTCCTAAATGCTCTTAAAACTTCAGGATTGCCTAACCATTCAATCAAGTTGAAAGTTGGGGCCACTATTATGTTGATGCGCAACCTAGATCAGTCTGAAGGATTGTGCAATGGTACAAGGCTTACTGTAACCAGGCTTGCTGCTCATGTCATAGAAGctaagatcatttctggaaaaaatATTGGTAATCTCTTTTATATTCCTAGAATGTCTTTGTCCCCATCACAGTCCCCATGGCCATTTAAAATGGTGAGACGCCAATTTCCAATTATTGTTTCCTTTGCCATGACTATTAACAAGTCTCAAGGTCAATCACTTGATAATGTTGGACTATATTTGCCAATAGAGATTTTTAGCCATATATGTGGCTATTTCAAGAGTCAAATCCAAAAAGGGATTAAGGATTCTTATTCATGA
- the LOC131649435 gene encoding uncharacterized protein LOC131649435, with protein MLESEKLEWLRKNQPKLRVSKYNSLEKEGDHSQLPGVSIGKRVVLPSSFVGGRRFMDQLYYDGMAICSKVGFPDLFITFTCNPNWPEIQRVLGPLHLKPQDRPDVISRIFKIKFDQLLSDLTKKGVLGKVLAYMYTIEFQKRGLPHAHILIFLHPSNKYPGPEDIDKIISAEVPDPETHPRLYNLVKAHMVHGPCGLKFQSTTIVDQEGYPVYRRRNNGQTIEKNGINFHSGHVVPHNPSLLLKYQAHINMEWCNQSTSIKYLFKYINKGSDHISAIIQACWRIFSYSIHGRKPAVERLFFHMEGENSVYYKDNEQVGDVLLKPSVTESMFTSWFEANKTYEEARSLTYGDFVSKFVYHKRSRSWKPRKRGYTIGRLIWVPQSTGELFYLRMMLTVTKGPLCYQDIKKVDGKQLKTFRDACFAMGFLQDDREFIEAIKHIYGVRVYFYASLTMSDAELKDRTLMAIETLLQNNNRSQKDFKTMPYPKDYVLSFTGNRLLYDERQYDVVAQNTNL; from the exons ATGTTGGAGTCCGAGAAACTAGAATGGCTACGAAAAAACCAACCTAAGCTTCGGGTTTCAAAGTACAACTCTTTAGAGAAAGAGGGCGATCATAGTCAACTTCCAGGTGTAAGCATAGGTAAGCGAGTTGTTTTGCCTTCGTCCTTTGTCGGTGGTCGTAGGTTTATGGATCAATTATACTATGATGGGATGGCTATATGCAGTAAAGTTGGGTTTCCTGATTTGTTTATTACTTTTACCTGTAACCCAAATTGGCCTGAGATTCAAAGAGTGCTTGGACCTCTACATCTGAAACCTCAAGATCGACCCGATGTCATTtccagaattttcaaaatcaagtttgaCCAATTGCTTTCGGATCTAACCAAAAAGGGTGTTCTTGGCAAAGTGCTTGCTT ATATGTACACCATTGAGTTCCAAAAGAGAGGATTGCCTCATGCCCATATATTGATCTTTTTGCATCCTTCAAACAAATATCCAGGACCCGAAGACATTGACAAGATCATAAGTGCTGAAGTGCCCGATCCGGAAACACACCCTCGGTTGTACAATTTGGTCAAAGCTCACATGGTTCATGGACCTTGTGGTTTG AAGTTTCAGTCTACCACTATAGTGGACCAAGAAGGCTATCCGGTTTATAGGAGAAGAAACAACggacaaacaattgaaaaaaacGGCATCAATTTTCATAGTGGTCATGTAGTTCCTCACAATCCAAGTTTGTTGTTGAAATACCAAGCCCACATCAACATGGAATGGTGCAACCAAAGTACTTCtataaaataccttttcaaatatATAAACAAAGGTTCGGATCACATTTCTGCAATCATACAAG CATGTTGGAGGATCTTCTCTTATTCTATACATGGCAGGAAGCCAGCCGTGGAGAGATTGTTTTTTCATATGGAAGGTGAAAACTCCGTGTACTACAAAGACAACGAGCAAGTTGGTGATGTTTTACTAAAACCAAGTGTAACCGAGTCTATGTTTACATCATGGTTCGAGGCAAACAAAACTTATGAAGAAGCAAGATCACTAACTTATGGTGACTTTGTTTCTAAATTTGTTTATCATAAGAGGAGCCGGAGTTGGAAACCAAGGAAACGAGGGTATACAATTGGTCGACTCATTTGGGTTCCTCAAAGCACTGGTGAATTGTTTTATTTAAGGATGATGCTCACCGTAACAAAAGGTCCTTTGTGCTATCAAGACATCAAGAAAGTTGATGGTAAACAACTTAAAACTTTTCGTGATGCATGCTTTGCAATGGGATTTCTACAAGATGATCGAGAATTTATCGAGGCAATCAAGCACATCTATGGGGTTCGGGTCTATTTTTACGCAA GTCTTACAATGAGCGATGCCGAGCTAAAAGACCGGACTCTAATGGCAATTGAAACACTCTTACAAAATAATAATCGAAGCCAGAAAGATTTCAAGACAATGCCATATCCAAAAGATTATGTTCTCTCCTTTACAGGAAATAGACTACTCTATGATGAACGTCAATATGATGTTGTTGCTCAAAACACAAATTTATGA